TGGAATGTTACCCCTCTTTCTCTCGGCTATCGAAGTTGGCAAGGCTCCTGATGAAATCCAGCTGCTTCCTTATGGAATGGTGAACTCAAAACATGGTCCTATTCTGAATGATGAAATAGCCATGCAGGAAATCATCAGCCTTTTTAACTCCCAGGTCAATGAGATGGTCATTGATTACGAACACCAGACTCTTTACGGGGGTGAAGCTCCGGCAGCCGGTTGGATCACCGAAATGATCAACAAAGGTGAACAAGGACTCTGGGCAAAGGTAACCTGGACAGAGCGGGCCAAGCAGTACATTGAGAACAAGGAATACAGGTACTTATCCCCTGTGGTATGGGTAAGACAGTCAGATGGCCGGGCGATTGAGATACAAACCTGTGCCCTGACCAACATGCCTGCTATTGACGGCATGGTGCCTCTGATTAATACGGCGAACAACCGGCCCTTTGCCTGGGTACCGCCGGAACACTTACAAAATAGGAATAACGAAAAAGGAGCTGATCACGTGAAGTTTCTATTGGCACTGAAAACCAAACTCGGTTTACCCGAAGCGGCCACTGAGGAAGAAGTCCTGGGAGCAGTGGAAAAACTGCAGAACCAGGAGAAAACCCTGGTGGCTAACAAAGAGGTCTTAAGCCTCTTGGAGCTGAATGAAAACGCCTCCCTGGATGAGACCAAAGGGAAAATTATCGCCCTGAAAAACCCTGCCGGTTACGTCTCCAGGGAAGAGTACAACAAGCTTAAAGAGCGCTTGGATTCCAAGGACCGGGATGAACTGGTGCAGCTGGCGCTCAGCCAGGGCAAGATTACCCCGGCCCAGAAGCAGTGGGCTGAACAAATCGCCCTGAAGGATCCTGCGGGATTCAAGTCTTTCCTGGAAACTGCCCCTGTGGTGGTCCCCCTTTCCCAACTGCCTTTGGTTCCTGATAACAAAAAGAAACCCGAGGTAAATTCCGAGGTGCAGCTTTCCATCAACAAGCAGCTGGGCATTTCCCAAGAACTGGTTGATAAGTATAACCAGGAACAGTAGTTTCCACTATTTGCTGAGACAAAACATTAGCGATGAAAAGGAGTGATTCAACGAATGACTGCCCTGACCAAAGACAGAAACACCCCCAAGAAACCGGGGCATAAGAAGGCAATTCCGGTAGCCGCCAATGCGAAGATTTACGCCGGGAGCATGGTTTGCTCCAATGCCAACGGCTATGCCGTCCCTGGAACAGATACGGCGGGCTTGAAATTCGAGGGCATTGCTCAGGAGTACGTCGATAATACCGGAGGAACTGATGGGGCCAAGACTATCGAAGTTGAGCAGCCGGTCATCGTCCAGATGGCTGCAGCCGGGATGACCCAGGCCGACAGAGGCAAGCCGGCATTTATCGCCGATGATCAAACCGTAGCCCTTTCCACCACCAACGCTGTGAGCTGCGGGATTATCCGCGAAGTGGAGTCTTCTACGAAAGTATGGTTGGATACTTTCTACCTCCATCATGCCCAGGCTCAGGCTGCCATAGCTGCTGATGATGCTGCCCAGGCTGCCGGGGCTAACCCTACCAAGGCTGAATATGATGCTGCAGTTGCTCTCATCAATGAGACCAAAAGCGTGGTCAATGGCCTGCTTACCAAACTAAAAAATGCCCGGATTATGGGGTCCTAAACCCTAAACCAGGCTGAAG
The sequence above is a segment of the Peptococcaceae bacterium genome. Coding sequences within it:
- a CDS encoding phage protease; this translates as MKKDLIRFPIRPGMLPLFLSAIEVGKAPDEIQLLPYGMVNSKHGPILNDEIAMQEIISLFNSQVNEMVIDYEHQTLYGGEAPAAGWITEMINKGEQGLWAKVTWTERAKQYIENKEYRYLSPVVWVRQSDGRAIEIQTCALTNMPAIDGMVPLINTANNRPFAWVPPEHLQNRNNEKGADHVKFLLALKTKLGLPEAATEEEVLGAVEKLQNQEKTLVANKEVLSLLELNENASLDETKGKIIALKNPAGYVSREEYNKLKERLDSKDRDELVQLALSQGKITPAQKQWAEQIALKDPAGFKSFLETAPVVVPLSQLPLVPDNKKKPEVNSEVQLSINKQLGISQELVDKYNQEQ